Sequence from the Besnoitia besnoiti strain Bb-Ger1 chromosome Unknown contig00014, whole genome shotgun sequence genome:
GCAAACTGAAAGCCGGAGCGTTCCACGTCTGAGCTATATGATTCAGAAAAGCTTCCACCAAAGCGTTGCTTGCGTGCCGGTTATCCGCACGGCAGTATCAGAAAAACTACGGCTAGAGTGTGACTTCGAGTACAGCATCCCTGCCATTCCAACCCTCTGGGGGTTCCGCAGCTTGCGCTATCGATAGAAATTCCACCTCAGCACAGCCGTCATAAAGTAAGCCGGCAGAGAGTCGTTCCTGAGGGGAAAACGGATTCCTGAGAAATCTGTTTAGTGCATTCCTCGCTCCTGCAGCGTATTCCCAGGCCGGCGTAGGAGACTGCTGTATTGGGCAAAGTTCTTCACGAAGAGCAACTGACTCTTTGTTTGGCATGCAGGCACACTGTCGATCTCTATCCatctgcatatatgcatgagATAAATACAATTAATGAGGAACTATGGTAGGTACTGTCTTCTGAGTGTGTGGCCGCTCCTGGCGCACACAAAAGTGCGTGCCTCTGAAGTGATTGCCGTGGGCTTTTCAATGCTTATCCAAGCCGAGTCGCCAGGCCAGTATCAATGCGATGCTGCATTCTCTGACGGGAATTGGCGATTCGAGTTAACCGTGACTGATGACCGAAAGGGTGGGTATTACGTTGTTTTGCTTCACAGTCATGCTAACCCAGCATCAAGAATGCTCGCAATCCCTCCTGCAAGTGCGTGTCTCCCTAGGTTgcgagcgaaaaaaaaaggccTTCTTGTGCTTCGAAATTAGCGCCGTATCCCCGACTGTACGCGCAAAGCTACTCTCCGATAGAGGCATAGACGAAAGGCCACATATCTACATATCCTCCTTGTCTGCAGTTTATCAGAGTGGAACTTTTTACGCAGACAGTTGCGGTTCCTTCTCGCAAGTACATACCGACGCGTTTCTAGACTTCTTCAGTGTGCACGACGCCACAGAGGGAACCTGCGGGAGGTGCTGCGTTATCGCTGTAAACTAGCGCgatcgctgctgctgccatTATTCGAATGAAAATGGTACCGCTGCGCCCGCACACGTGGTCGGGGTCCTTGTGAtccgcgacggaggcgcgggtCACACATCTATGCTGATATTGTTGGCATATTGGCGGTAACCATAAACTTCGCCTTTTCATCACCCACGATCGTCACAGCCTTGGTGTTGCCTCTGTACGCGTGTGCCTGCAAAAGGGTCGCGGCTGTCTACGTTTTCCGCGCTCCAAGCCACCTCTCTTTAGacacagaaaaaacgagGACGGCGCATCTATCTATGTTTCTTTGATGTGGGGCGCGTGAAGAGCACGCTGTGCCCGCGCACACGTTTGAGGTAATAGTAATCCCCGGCGGGGAAAAAAGTCGCACATCTACGCGGATATGGCTGCATACATTCACAAATTGTGCTGCGAAAACGCAAAAAGAAAAGGACCTCTGTTGAACAAAAAAAGATGTTTCATGGGGTCCTTCACTGAACCAGCAGGCAGAAGCACGTTAGGAAACGCAGGGGGACGGCCGCTTACACACGCACAACTCGTGAGAGGAGAACGtcgccgagagcgccgcgttTTTTGGTTTCTCAAGTCCACGCGTACGCAGGTCGTTCTCTCTGGATGATATCGTTCCAACAGAGTCCCACTCTTCACAAACATCCGTACTCTGTCCGGAAACAGAGACCACCGTCTCGTTCCCGTTTAACTCATCTTCCTCTCGTGACCTCCCTGGCTGGGGGTGAGCCAGTCCAACTGTCGGGTAGTAGGTTGCGGTCGCGCGAGTCGGCTGCGTCGTCCCCGCTCTCTTGCATTCAGAAGTTGCATGCTCGCTGTAGTTTCCTGTTTGAAGGGAGAAACCCTCGAAAAGTCTGACCCTGTCCTTCTGTCCGGTGCTCGCCTGTTTTTCGGCCTCCTTCCTCGGGTGCTTCCCTTCTTTCTCAGTTGAAGGCTCTTTTTCAAAACAGCTGGTACGTCCCGTGTGCCACCTCTGGTACACTGCAgtgtcctctctccgcctttCAACGCACTCTTTCACAACGCGGTCTGCGTGTCCTCTGTTCGTTCCTTTCCGTCAAAAAGGCGAAGTAAAAGGCGGTTTTGCGTCGTCTTTTTTGTTGACGTGTTTCCTCTCACCTCCCGACCCGCAACTCATGTGTCAGCCCTCGTTCGCAAAGTCCTGGGTTGCATTCTCTTGACCCCTTGGTGGTTGCTCAAAACGGCcccagagcggcgcggccgagaACCGAAGGTTCTCATCAAGGCACAACTGAAAGGCATTCTTCGTTCCCGTGGTCTTCCCTTTGTTCTTTCGTGCGGCTGTTTTTTGCACTTAGCATCCATCACATGAGTCGACATCGGAGCACATCATCTTTGTGAGCGCGTTGTGGACACGCACCACCTCGGTGCATTCAACATTTCTGTGCATGCCGTGAGTGTTGCTCAACGTGGTGTATTTGCTTAAGAATAGGGTGCAAATAGGTACATACCGCCTGGCGTCGTTTCGGGTGGGGCAAGGAAGTGGAGCGTCTGCTCGTTTCCGCAGTTTGTGGTTTTCCGACGGCTCGTTGTGGCCAGCCCAGTCATGGGCGCCTGCAAGAGCAAGCCGAAGGCCAagcggccggcggaggcggaagccgatgcggagggcggggtggcgccgaccgcggctcccgccgaaggcgagacTGAAACGCCGAAACAGGAGCGGGCTCTGAGCCGCGAGGATCCTCAAACCCGAACAGAAGGGCAGGAGGAacctgctgcagcggacgGAGGGAGCTCTGGCGACGCATCTGGCAATGCAGACAGCCACGTAGAAGCGGACAACAGCGACGTGAAGAAGGATGAGGAAGGAAAGGCGTCCGCAAGTCCTGTGGCAGGGAACTCCAACATGAGTGCAGCGCCGCAAGTGGATGTCAGTACAGTTCAAGGAGAGGTGGCTGAGGGAGAGCTGGTGTCGAGGCCCGTTGTCACGCTTGCCAACGGCGTCACTTACGTCGGTCAGTGGCTGGGCTCGAAGAAGCATGGGCAAGGCGTCCAGCAGTGGCCAGACGGGGCCAAGTACGTCGGGCAGTGGAAGGACGGCTTTGCGGACGGTCAGGGTGTCTTTACACACGCGGATGGGGACTACTATGAGGGTCAATGGAGGATGGACAAGGCAAATGGGTACGGCGAGTACCGGCACTCCGACGGCAGCGAGtaccgcggcggctggctcGACGACAAGAAGCACGGGGACGCCGTTGAAAAGTGGGCGGACGGCTCCCACTTCGAAGGCCAGTACGCGAACGGCaagaaagaaggcgagggggCCTTCACGTGGCCCGAGGGGTCGCACTACAAAGGTCAGTTCAGGGAGAACGAGATccacggccgcggccgctacGTCTGGGCGGACGGGCGCTGCTACGAAGGCGAGTGGGAACACAACCGCATGAACGGTCAGGGCGTCTTCATGTGGGCGGACGGCCGCAAGTACGTCGGTGGATACGTGAACGACAAGAAGGAAGGCTATGGCACCTTTTTGTGGACCGATGGACGGTCTTTCCAGGGCGGAT
This genomic interval carries:
- a CDS encoding membrane occupation and recognition nexus protein MORN2 (encoded by transcript BESB_024830) codes for the protein MGACKSKPKAKRPAEAEADAEGGVAPTAAPAEGETETPKQERALSREDPQTRTEGQEEPAAADGGSSGDASGNADSHVEADNSDVKKDEEGKASASPVAGNSNMSAAPQVDVSTVQGEVAEGELVSRPVVTLANGVTYVGQWLGSKKHGQGVQQWPDGAKYVGQWKDGFADGQGVFTHADGDYYEGQWRMDKANGYGEYRHSDGSEYRGGWLDDKKHGDAVEKWADGSHFEGQYANGKKEGEGAFTWPEGSHYKGQFRENEIHGRGRYVWADGRCYEGEWEHNRMNGQGVFMWADGRKYVGGYVNDKKEGYGTFLWTDGRSFQGGWLNGRQHGVGKFTARSGETRRGLWEQGVRQRWLEDDEDVNEQGEVVRVSGGTGASAGGGGAAAQGHDEGSATGTALGSFQQGGSNPLGGSGESPQGGQAPEGGTGSADHSLGKNEAAAVSA